The following coding sequences lie in one Daphnia pulex isolate KAP4 chromosome 1, ASM2113471v1 genomic window:
- the LOC124194824 gene encoding uncharacterized protein LOC124194824, which yields MMSLRLLCLIGLVAGIHCGMVRRDLGKKASNSYSVPPASGYGVAPPAPIYGAAPASSYIAPSNYGPPIYYEDDDKPDLKAKLEEFKSKIIGHLGYMKGSILAAKGKMMLKKAHEYQQKGEKLVGIGESLKALKQEKQKHYEPSYAPPAPVYSAPPAPAYSG from the exons atgatg aGCTTACGATTGTTGTGCTTGATCGGTTTGGTGGCGGGCATTCATTGCGGCATGGTCCGGCGTGACCTGGGCAAGAAGGCCAGCAATAGCTACAGTGTTCCACCAGCAAGTGGCTACGGAGTCGCACCCCCAGCACCCATTTACGGCGCCGCTCCGGCCTCTAGTTACATTGCGCCATCAAACTACGGCCCCCCAATCTATTACGAAGACGATGACAAG CCCGACCTGAAAGCCAAATTGGAAGAATTCAAGAGCAAGATCATCGGCCACCTCGGTTACATGAAGGGCTCCATTCTGGCGGCTAAGGGCAAgatgatgctaaagaaagccCACGAGTACCAACAGAAAGGTGAGAAATTGGTCGGAATCGGCGAGTCTCTCAAGGCCCTCAAGCAGGAGAAACAGAAGCACTACGAGCCCAGCTACGCTCCACCAGCTCCCGTCTACTCGGCACCACCGGCTCCCGCATACTCCGGTTAG
- the LOC124194815 gene encoding F-box/WD repeat-containing protein sel-10-like, translating to MPLEIVKSLANSERPKCDIEFIDIQNDRLFTSSEGGNVKVWNKEDLKAVGELNANQCPVTCIAVKGNLLYAGTSGGNIVVWDIEKNTIIRELNEHQGSLAKIRVLGDLVASGDTEGKVRVWQGDTLVHLYETSEEVWDFDLTDDHLYSIRDRDLLVQKIQKTERGHQLSTTKVLEARGPMCRLDGSIAVLSRDGMDIHILEDDKAHFKRIGIIKGQDRIINALACGQQPKTHLYSGGWDNTVRSYDLQTFTPLSRLDVGQAVNCIRPDPSSSGHIFVGGNNGTLCKVLDR from the exons ATGCCACTGGAAATTGTGAAATCGTTGGCCAATTCAGAGCGGCCAAAGTGCGACATCGAGTTTATTGACATTCAAAACGATCGTCTGTTTACTTCTAGTGAAGGTGGAAACGTAAAG GTATGGAACAAGGAAGATCTGAAAGCTGTGGGCGAACTCAATGCCAATCAGTGCCCCGTCACCTGCATCGCCGTCAAGGGAAACCTACTCTACGCCGGAACTTCCGGTGGCAACATCGTCGTCTGggatattgaaaaaaacaccATCATCCGAGAGTTAAACGAGCATCAAGGCAGTTTGGCCAAAATACGTGTGCTAGGCGACCTGGTCGCTTCTGGCGACACGGAAGGCAAG GTTCGTGTCTGGCAAGGCGATACATTAGTTCACCTTTACGAAACCAGCGAAGAAGTTTGGGACTTTGACCTGACGGACGACCACCTCTACTCGATCCGTGACCGCGACCTCTTGGTTCAAAAGATCCAAAAGACGGAGCGCGGCCACCAATTGAGCACCACCAAAGTGCTGGAAGCTCGCGGGCCAATGTGTCGGCTGGACGGGAGCATCGCCGTCCTCAGTCGAGACGGAATGGACATTCACATCCTGGAGGACGATAAGGCCCATTTCAAGCGCATTGGCATCATCAAG GGTCAAGACCGCATAATCAACGCTTTGGCATGCGGCCAGCAGCCGAAAACTCACCTGTACTCGGGTGGATGGGACAACACGGTCCGCAGTTACGACCTCCAGACTTTCACCCCTCTGTCTCGACTGGATGTGGGTCAAGCAGTCAATTGCATCCGGCCCGACCCCTCAAGCAGCGGCCACATCTTCGTCGGTGGGAATAATGGCACTTTGTGCAAGGTCCTCGACAGGTGA